A stretch of Vigna angularis cultivar LongXiaoDou No.4 chromosome 4, ASM1680809v1, whole genome shotgun sequence DNA encodes these proteins:
- the LOC108330083 gene encoding pentatricopeptide repeat-containing protein At5g27460, producing the protein MERKRKLLGQTIDSYRTNQHRPFICPVMANHPLSAGVRRFVVGTRTLCSTVASRASTLHVPFLRKLKSPKQNPLPVLQNWVDEGNDVSPSQFRSIARTLVKSKRYHHALELFKWIENQKNFRMIPVDHAMKLELIIENYGLMEAEEYFMNLPDSATKKAACLTLLRGYVRYRDTTKAEALMVKLYELGLVVSPHPFNEMMKLYLVTCEYRKVPLVIQQMKRNKIPCNVLSYNLWMNAYSEEEGYGIATVEAVFRQMQNDKNVEVGWSSLATLANVYKKAGQPKKAILVLKDAEKKLTTCNHFGYFFLITLYASLKDKEGVLRLWEASKAVDKRISCANYICILTSLVKLGDILQAERVFSEWESNCRKYDIRVSNVLLGAYVRDGLMEEAESLHLHTLQKGGCPNYKTMEILVEGYVNRKKIDEAFIAMKRALAMTKNCHWRPPHELVLAIAEILEKDGNLEYANIYITDIHNFGLASLPLYKILLRMHLYANKPPLHILKMMDEDKIEMDDETRSIVKAFTLLKSLEVKQ; encoded by the exons atggaaaggaaaaggaaattaCTTGGGCAAACCATCGATTCCTATAGGACGAATCAGCACCGTCCGTTCATCTGCCCGGTGATGGCGAACCACCCCCTCTCCGCCGGAGTCAGACG TTTTGTGGTCGGGACACGAACTCTTTGTAGCACAGTTGCTTCACGCGCTTCGACGTTGCACGTGCCGTTCTTGCGCAAGCTCAAATCCCCAAAGCAGAATCCATTGCCGGTGCTTCAAAATTGGGTGGACGAAGGCAACGATGTTTCACCCTCCCAGTTCAGAAGCATCGCCAGAACCCTAGTCAAATCGAAGCGCTACCACCACGCCCTTGAG TTATTTAAGTGGATAGAAAATCAGAAGAATTTCCGTATGATCCCAGTTGATCATGCTATGAAATTGGAGTTAATCATTGAAAATTATGGTTTAATGGAAGCTGAAGAATATTTTATGAATCTACCCGACTCGGCTACAAAGAAGGCGGCTTGTCTCACACTTCTTCGTGGATATGTAAGATATAGGGATACTACTAAGGCTGAGGCTTTAATGGTGAAGCTCTATGAGTTGGGGCTAGTGGTGAGTCCTCACCCTTTTAATGAGATGATGAAGCTGTATCTAGTGACCTGTGAGTACAGGAAGGTGCCCCTTGTTATCCAGCAAATGAAGCGGAATAAAATACCCTGCAACGTTCTCTCCTACAATCTTTGGATGAATGCCTATAGTGAGGAAGAAGGATATGGGATTGCAACAGTAGAGGCAGTTTTTAGACAAATGCAAAATGACAAGAACGTTGAAGTGGGATGGAGTAGTCTTGCTACATTGGCCAATGTTTACAAGAAAGCAGGGCAACCTAAGAAAGCCATTCTGGTTCTCAAAGATGCTGAAAAGAAACTGACTACCTGTAATCACTTCGGTTACTTCTTCCTCATAACACTATATGCTTCTTTGAAGGATAAGGAGGGAGTCTTGCGGTTATGGGAAGCTAGTAAGGCAGTTGATAAAAGAATCAGTTGTGCTAACTACATTTGCATACTAACATCCTTGGTGAAGCTCGGGGACATTCTGCAAGCCGAGAGAGTCTTCTCAGAATGGGAATCTAATTGTCGGAAGTATGATATCAGAGTCTCTAATGTTCTTTTGGGTGCATATGTGAGGGATGGATTAATGGAAGAAGCTGAATCATTACATCTCCACACGTTGCAAAAGGGTGGCTGTCCAAACTATAAGACAATGGAAATTCTTGTAGAAGGATACGTGAATAGGAAAAAAATAGACGAGGCTTTTATTGCAATGAAAAGAGCTTTGGCTATGACAAAAAATTGTCATTGGAGGCCACCACATGAACTTGTGTTGGCCATTGCGGAGATTTTGGAGAAAGATGGGAATCTTGAATATGCAAACATTTATATTACAGATATCCATAATTTTGGTCTTGCTAGTTTACCATTGTATAAAATATTGCTAAGAATGCACCTTTATGCCAACAAACCACCTTTACATATCCTTAAAATGATGGATGAAGATAAGATTGAGATGGATGATGAGACACGTTCCATTGTTAAAGCTTTCACTTT GCTGAAAAGTTTGGAGGTGAAGCAGTAA